The Ornithinimicrobium faecis genome includes a window with the following:
- a CDS encoding dipeptide ABC transporter ATP-binding protein, translating into MTDLTVLATEEFRPEPDHNTPLLEVSDLEVSFRSSTGVVPAVRGVNLTVYPGQSVAIVGESGSGKSTTAHAVIDLLPGTGRVTGGSIRFAGQELTTAGRRAMEHVRGRQIGLVPQDPMSNLNPVWRIGFQVREALAANGVAQGKAAKRRVAEVLESAGLPDAERRAHQFPHEFSGGMRQRALIGIGLAGDPRLLIADEPTSALDVTVQRRILDHLGTLARERHVALLFITHDLGLAAERAEHLVVMHRGRVVESGPARQILADPQHPYSQRLVASAPSLASARIQRARQRGEGSNDLLTAEEEETGGGKNIVVVEGLTKTFHLRGARPGLGKEITAVDDVSFSIPRGTTMALVGESGSGKSTVANIALNLLAPTSGHVRFEGTDLGTLTGRALFDFRRKVQPIFQNPYGSLDPVYSVYRIIEEPLRVHGIGNSASRAQRVSELLDMVSLPTSTMRRYPNELSGGQRQRVAIARALALEPALVVCDEAVSALDVLVQAQILGLLNDLQSQMGLTYLFITHDLAVVRQIADQVAVMENGRIVEQGTTDQIFQNPQVGYTKELLRSIPGASIEGEIARPEEGVVTLEEAEDE; encoded by the coding sequence ATGACTGACCTGACCGTCCTGGCGACCGAGGAGTTCCGCCCGGAGCCGGACCACAACACGCCGCTGCTCGAGGTGTCTGACCTGGAGGTCTCCTTCCGATCCAGCACCGGCGTCGTGCCAGCGGTTCGCGGCGTCAACCTCACCGTCTATCCCGGTCAGTCCGTGGCCATCGTCGGGGAGTCCGGCTCTGGCAAGTCCACGACGGCCCACGCCGTCATCGACCTGCTCCCGGGCACCGGACGGGTCACCGGCGGCTCGATCCGGTTTGCCGGGCAGGAGCTGACGACTGCGGGCCGGCGCGCGATGGAGCACGTGCGGGGCCGGCAGATCGGGCTGGTGCCGCAGGATCCGATGAGCAACCTCAACCCGGTCTGGCGGATCGGCTTTCAGGTCAGGGAGGCGCTGGCGGCCAACGGGGTGGCTCAGGGCAAGGCCGCCAAGCGGCGGGTCGCCGAGGTGTTGGAGAGTGCGGGCCTGCCCGACGCCGAGCGCAGGGCCCACCAGTTCCCGCACGAGTTCTCCGGCGGGATGCGCCAGCGGGCCCTGATCGGCATCGGGCTGGCCGGGGACCCGCGGCTGCTGATCGCCGACGAACCAACATCCGCCCTGGACGTCACCGTGCAGCGCCGCATCCTGGACCATCTGGGCACGCTGGCTCGAGAGCGGCACGTCGCGCTGCTGTTCATCACGCACGACCTCGGTCTGGCGGCCGAGCGCGCAGAGCACCTCGTGGTGATGCACCGCGGTCGGGTCGTCGAGTCCGGCCCGGCACGCCAGATCCTTGCCGACCCGCAACACCCCTACAGTCAACGGCTGGTCGCCTCGGCCCCGTCCCTGGCCTCGGCCCGCATCCAGCGGGCACGGCAGCGGGGCGAGGGCTCCAACGACCTGCTCACCGCGGAAGAGGAGGAGACCGGCGGGGGCAAAAACATCGTCGTGGTTGAGGGACTGACCAAGACCTTCCATCTGCGCGGCGCCCGGCCCGGGCTGGGCAAGGAGATCACGGCAGTGGACGACGTGTCCTTCAGCATCCCCCGTGGGACCACGATGGCGCTGGTCGGAGAGTCCGGCTCCGGCAAGTCGACGGTGGCGAACATCGCGTTGAACCTGCTCGCGCCCACGTCGGGCCACGTGCGGTTTGAGGGGACCGATCTGGGCACGCTCACCGGCCGGGCTCTGTTCGACTTCCGGCGCAAGGTCCAGCCGATCTTCCAGAATCCCTACGGATCCCTGGACCCGGTCTATTCCGTCTATCGGATCATCGAGGAACCGCTGCGGGTGCACGGCATCGGGAACTCGGCCAGCCGGGCCCAGCGGGTGTCCGAGCTGCTCGACATGGTGTCGTTGCCGACCTCGACGATGCGTCGCTATCCCAACGAGCTGTCCGGTGGGCAGCGGCAACGGGTGGCGATCGCACGGGCCCTGGCGCTGGAGCCGGCCCTGGTCGTCTGTGATGAGGCGGTCTCCGCCCTCGATGTCCTGGTGCAGGCGCAGATCCTCGGGCTGCTCAATGACCTCCAGTCGCAGATGGGTCTGACCTATCTGTTCATCACCCATGACCTGGCTGTCGTGCGCCAGATCGCCGACCAGGTCGCGGTGATGGAGAACGGGCGGATCGTGGAGCAGGGCACGACCGACCAGATCTTCCAGAACCCGCAGGTCGGTTACACCAAGGAACTGCTCAGGTCCATCCCCGGTGCCAGCATCGAGGGTGAGATCGCCCGCCCGGAGGAGGGCGTCGTCACGCTCGAGGAAGCAGAGGACGAGTGA
- a CDS encoding ABC transporter permease, with product MPERPTTGGGTGARPGQEHFVADVDETGLGAVDAVDDSGAPSSVWGERWRALRRRPTFWVAAVLILLVCAVAAFPGLFTSQDPRFCELGNSLGEPRSGHPFGFDRQGCDIYARTIHGTRASVMVGVLATLAALVIGTLIGSFAGYFAGWLDTILARITDIFFAVPLVLAAIVVMQVFSGSRSTWTVVTVLAAFGWPQIARISRGAVMSVKNSEFVTAAHSLGMGRLATLWRHVLPNAAAPIIVYATVALGIFIVTEATLSFLGIGLPPSVTSWGGDIAKAQQSLRADPAVLFYPAGALALTVLAFILMGDAVRDALDPKVRR from the coding sequence ATGCCTGAACGCCCAACCACTGGAGGGGGCACCGGAGCCCGACCCGGCCAGGAGCACTTCGTCGCCGACGTCGATGAGACCGGGCTGGGAGCCGTCGACGCCGTCGACGACAGCGGTGCCCCATCGAGCGTCTGGGGCGAGCGCTGGCGGGCCCTGCGCCGACGACCCACGTTCTGGGTGGCTGCCGTGCTCATCCTGCTGGTGTGTGCGGTTGCCGCCTTTCCCGGACTCTTCACCTCGCAGGACCCACGCTTCTGCGAGCTCGGCAACAGCCTGGGCGAGCCGCGCTCTGGGCACCCGTTCGGCTTTGACCGCCAGGGCTGCGACATCTATGCCCGCACGATCCACGGGACTCGCGCCTCCGTCATGGTGGGAGTGCTGGCCACGCTGGCGGCCCTGGTCATCGGCACCCTGATCGGGTCCTTTGCCGGATATTTCGCCGGGTGGCTGGACACGATCCTGGCCCGGATCACCGACATCTTCTTCGCCGTCCCGCTGGTGCTGGCAGCAATCGTGGTGATGCAGGTGTTCAGCGGCTCCCGCTCGACCTGGACGGTGGTGACCGTGCTGGCAGCCTTCGGTTGGCCGCAGATCGCGCGGATCTCGCGTGGAGCAGTGATGAGCGTGAAGAACAGCGAGTTCGTCACCGCAGCGCACTCCCTCGGGATGGGACGGCTGGCGACACTGTGGCGGCACGTGCTGCCCAACGCAGCGGCCCCGATCATCGTCTATGCCACGGTCGCCCTGGGCATCTTCATCGTCACCGAGGCAACGCTGAGCTTCCTCGGGATCGGGCTCCCCCCGAGCGTGACCTCCTGGGGAGGCGACATCGCCAAGGCCCAGCAGTCGCTGCGAGCCGACCCGGCCGTGCTCTTCTATCCCGCGGGAGCACTGGCCCTGACCGTCCTCGCCTTCATCCTGATGGGTGACGCCGTGCGGGATGCCCTCGACCCGAAGGTGCGCAGATGA
- a CDS encoding ABC transporter permease has product MLWYTARRLLQMVPVFLGATFLIYFLVFALPGDPIAALGGDRGLPEAVEEQIRERYNLDEPFLVQYLLYLKGILTLDFGITFSGRDVVDVMREAFPVTIRLAIMALVFEAVFGIAAGLIAGLRTGGIFDGTVLVLSLLVIAVPTFVIGFVLQFFVGVEWELLPTTAGRDPTFRSLLMPAVVLGAVSLAYVLRLTRTSVAENKSADHVRTAYAKGLSRGRVINVHILRNSMIPVVTFLGADLGMLMGGAIVTEGIFNINGVGGTLFRAIGQGESATVVSLTTVLVLVYILANLLVDLLYAWLDPRIRYA; this is encoded by the coding sequence ATGCTCTGGTACACCGCACGCAGGTTGCTGCAGATGGTGCCGGTCTTTCTCGGCGCGACGTTCCTGATCTACTTCCTCGTCTTCGCGCTGCCCGGAGACCCGATCGCCGCCCTCGGCGGCGATCGGGGCCTGCCCGAGGCGGTGGAGGAACAGATCCGCGAGCGCTACAACTTAGATGAGCCCTTCCTGGTGCAATACCTGCTGTATCTCAAGGGCATCCTCACCCTCGATTTCGGAATCACCTTCTCCGGCCGGGACGTGGTGGACGTGATGAGGGAGGCGTTCCCCGTCACGATCCGTCTGGCGATCATGGCGCTGGTCTTCGAGGCGGTCTTCGGCATCGCGGCCGGCCTGATCGCCGGACTGCGCACCGGCGGAATCTTCGACGGCACGGTGCTCGTGCTGAGCCTGCTGGTGATCGCGGTGCCCACCTTTGTGATCGGTTTCGTGCTGCAGTTCTTCGTCGGTGTCGAGTGGGAGCTGTTGCCCACGACCGCTGGACGAGATCCGACGTTCCGCAGCCTGCTCATGCCTGCGGTCGTGCTGGGAGCTGTGTCCCTGGCCTACGTGCTGCGGCTCACCCGCACCTCGGTCGCGGAGAACAAGTCCGCTGACCATGTGCGGACCGCCTACGCCAAGGGCCTCTCTAGGGGCCGGGTGATCAACGTGCACATCCTGCGCAACTCGATGATCCCCGTCGTCACCTTCCTGGGCGCTGATCTGGGCATGCTGATGGGCGGCGCGATCGTCACCGAGGGCATCTTCAACATCAATGGCGTGGGAGGCACCCTGTTCCGAGCGATCGGCCAGGGGGAGTCGGCCACCGTGGTGTCGCTGACCACGGTGCTGGTGCTGGTCTACATCCTGGCCAACCTGCTGGTGGACCTGCTCTATGCCTGGCTCGACCCGAGGATCCGTTATGCCTGA
- a CDS encoding peptide ABC transporter substrate-binding protein — protein sequence MGLGNFRAASALVAAAALTLTACSGGGDDGTDDTAGAGGGEAAGGSTGIVTANSSEPQGPLIPTNTNEVGGGRILDMVFAGLVYYAPDGSAHNEVAESIETEDNQTFTVTLEDGWTFSDGSPVTSSSFVDAWNQGALLSNAHLSSYFFEPIEGFSYDEDSELTGLEVVDEQTFTVTLKQPEADFPARLGYSAFFPLPEAAFEDPEAFGEHPIGNGPYQLEGEGAWEHNVGIDLVPNDEYQGERVAQNGGVSLLFYDNKDSAYNDLLAGELDIIDEIPDSAFGAFEEELGDRAVNQPAALFQSFTIPEYLDHFEGEEGTLRRQAISHAIDRAEITETLYQGTRTPAADFTSPVVDGWTDQVPGNEVLQYDPELAADLWAQADEIAPWEGTFTLYYNSDDPHQPWVDAVVNQLRNNLGIEAEGEAYPSLGELRTAVGGKDMDGAFRTGWQADYPLMGNFLGPLYGTGAGSNDGDYSNEEFDNRLAEAATAESVDDATASYIGAQEILMQDLPAIPLWYQNVVGGSAETVENVEFGWNSVPVYYAVTKQE from the coding sequence ATGGGTTTGGGAAATTTCCGTGCTGCGTCGGCCCTGGTGGCTGCGGCAGCACTGACGCTCACTGCGTGCAGTGGGGGTGGTGACGACGGCACCGACGACACCGCAGGCGCTGGGGGCGGCGAGGCGGCTGGCGGCAGCACGGGCATCGTCACGGCCAACAGCAGCGAGCCACAGGGCCCGCTGATCCCGACCAACACCAACGAGGTCGGCGGCGGCAGGATCCTGGACATGGTCTTCGCCGGGCTGGTCTACTACGCGCCGGACGGCTCGGCGCACAACGAGGTCGCGGAGTCGATCGAGACCGAGGACAACCAGACCTTCACCGTGACCCTGGAGGACGGGTGGACCTTCAGCGACGGCTCCCCGGTCACCTCGTCGAGTTTCGTCGACGCCTGGAACCAGGGCGCGCTGCTGAGCAACGCTCACCTGTCCAGCTACTTCTTCGAGCCGATCGAGGGGTTCTCCTACGACGAGGACTCGGAGTTGACCGGTCTGGAGGTCGTTGACGAGCAGACCTTCACGGTCACGCTCAAGCAGCCGGAGGCCGACTTCCCGGCGCGCCTGGGCTATTCGGCGTTCTTCCCGTTGCCCGAGGCGGCTTTTGAGGACCCCGAGGCGTTTGGGGAACATCCGATCGGCAACGGCCCCTACCAGCTCGAGGGGGAGGGTGCCTGGGAGCACAATGTCGGGATCGATCTGGTCCCCAACGACGAGTATCAGGGGGAGCGCGTCGCACAGAACGGCGGCGTGTCCCTGCTCTTCTACGACAACAAGGACTCGGCCTACAACGACCTGCTGGCCGGTGAGCTGGACATCATCGACGAGATCCCGGACTCCGCCTTCGGTGCCTTCGAGGAGGAGTTGGGTGACCGAGCGGTGAATCAGCCCGCCGCGCTCTTCCAGTCGTTCACGATCCCGGAATACCTCGACCACTTCGAGGGCGAGGAGGGGACGCTGCGCCGCCAGGCGATCTCGCATGCGATCGACCGCGCGGAGATCACCGAGACGCTCTACCAGGGTACCCGCACCCCGGCGGCCGACTTCACCTCCCCGGTCGTGGACGGCTGGACCGACCAGGTCCCTGGCAACGAGGTGCTGCAGTACGACCCGGAGCTCGCTGCGGACCTGTGGGCCCAGGCCGATGAGATCGCACCCTGGGAGGGCACTTTCACCCTCTACTACAACAGTGACGACCCCCACCAGCCCTGGGTGGACGCCGTGGTCAACCAACTGCGCAACAACCTCGGCATCGAGGCCGAGGGCGAGGCCTACCCCTCACTCGGTGAGCTGCGCACGGCAGTCGGTGGCAAGGACATGGACGGAGCCTTCCGCACCGGCTGGCAGGCGGACTATCCCCTGATGGGCAACTTCCTGGGCCCGCTCTACGGCACCGGGGCCGGCTCCAACGACGGTGACTACTCCAACGAGGAGTTCGACAACCGCCTGGCGGAGGCCGCGACGGCCGAGTCGGTGGACGACGCCACCGCGTCCTACATCGGGGCCCAGGAGATCCTCATGCAGGACCTGCCCGCCATTCCGCTCTGGTATCAGAACGTGGTCGGCGGCTCCGCGGAGACGGTTGAGAACGTGGAGTTCGGCTGGAACAGCGTGCCGGTCTACTACGCGGTGACCAAGCAGGAGTGA
- a CDS encoding DUF6636 domain-containing protein, with translation MTRGGFRIICLAAVLLAGCTGAAPEVEEVDDPAAETTAGAPEPTAEEPTAAEPTDAEPTGQESATETPPEDAGEGEVIDVEPGAAFLSPSTNIACFLAEDEDGAYVGCDIQETDAPLELPPPDNVAPRWQETLCEEPVDQGSTILLSEGEVFWNCSFEPIMIAADVEYGGSWVGDGPTAELWDGTPAAVLAYGQTLRTATHECTSARDGVTCQEIGGEHGLTLSRSGIETWG, from the coding sequence ATGACACGGGGCGGATTTCGGATCATTTGTCTTGCTGCGGTGCTGCTGGCGGGGTGCACCGGCGCTGCGCCAGAGGTCGAGGAGGTGGACGATCCAGCGGCGGAAACGACCGCGGGGGCGCCCGAGCCGACTGCCGAGGAACCGACAGCTGCTGAGCCGACGGATGCTGAGCCGACGGGACAGGAGAGTGCCACCGAGACACCGCCGGAGGACGCTGGCGAGGGAGAGGTGATCGACGTCGAGCCGGGGGCGGCCTTCCTCTCACCGAGCACCAACATCGCGTGCTTCCTGGCGGAGGACGAGGACGGGGCCTACGTTGGGTGCGACATCCAGGAGACCGACGCTCCCCTCGAGCTGCCTCCCCCCGACAATGTGGCGCCCCGGTGGCAGGAGACGCTCTGCGAGGAGCCCGTGGACCAGGGCTCGACGATCCTCCTGTCCGAGGGAGAGGTCTTCTGGAACTGCTCGTTCGAGCCGATCATGATCGCCGCGGACGTGGAGTATGGCGGCAGCTGGGTGGGCGATGGCCCGACGGCAGAGCTGTGGGACGGGACCCCCGCGGCGGTGCTGGCCTATGGGCAGACGCTGCGGACCGCAACCCACGAGTGCACCAGCGCCAGAGACGGTGTCACCTGCCAGGAGATCGGCGGCGAGCACGGCCTGACGTTGTCCAGGAGCGGGATCGAGACCTGGGGCTGA
- a CDS encoding nucleoside hydrolase produces the protein MQKHQIIIDNDTAQDDCVTILLGLTDPTANVRAITTVAGNVPFDRQVANAQITLSVAGKLGEVPLHLGCRQPMLRPWVSAEDVHGDGSGGLQIDLDPGAISEEHAVDALIRLTAEQPGEISIVAIGPLTNIATAVVKDRAFVKNVKSLFIMGGSNNGRGNTTPAAEFNFYVDPHAAQIVMDAGFEDLHIVTWDPITIRDATYSRAQYDRLTSIDTPIAKLFKKVCDATLDFNESVGIDGSTHPDSITLAALLHPELILEEGRYRVDVETQSELTMGYSAMAWEKFGLQANAHVAERLDGAAFYALLEQMLHTPSVPSRPVHGLEA, from the coding sequence ATGCAGAAGCACCAGATCATCATTGACAACGACACGGCGCAAGATGATTGCGTCACGATCCTGCTCGGTCTGACCGATCCCACCGCCAACGTTCGGGCCATCACGACGGTCGCCGGGAACGTGCCCTTCGACCGGCAGGTGGCCAACGCGCAGATCACCCTGTCCGTGGCCGGCAAGTTGGGCGAGGTGCCCCTCCACCTGGGGTGCCGGCAACCCATGCTGCGCCCGTGGGTGTCCGCCGAGGACGTCCACGGGGACGGCTCGGGCGGGTTGCAGATCGACCTCGACCCGGGCGCTATCTCCGAGGAGCACGCGGTCGACGCGCTCATCCGGCTGACCGCGGAGCAGCCCGGTGAGATCAGCATCGTCGCCATCGGTCCGCTGACCAACATCGCGACCGCGGTCGTCAAGGACCGGGCCTTCGTGAAGAACGTGAAGAGCCTGTTCATCATGGGCGGCTCAAACAACGGTCGCGGCAACACCACGCCTGCGGCCGAGTTCAACTTCTATGTGGACCCCCACGCCGCGCAGATCGTGATGGACGCCGGCTTTGAGGACCTGCACATCGTGACCTGGGACCCGATCACGATCCGCGACGCGACCTACTCACGTGCGCAGTACGACCGACTGACCTCGATCGACACCCCGATTGCCAAGCTGTTCAAGAAGGTGTGTGACGCCACGCTGGACTTCAACGAGTCAGTGGGCATCGACGGGTCGACCCACCCTGACTCCATCACCCTCGCGGCGCTGCTCCACCCGGAGCTGATCCTTGAGGAGGGGCGCTATCGCGTCGATGTCGAGACCCAGTCCGAACTGACCATGGGCTATTCCGCGATGGCCTGGGAGAAGTTCGGCCTGCAGGCCAACGCCCACGTCGCCGAGCGGTTGGACGGCGCGGCCTTCTACGCCCTCCTCGAGCAGATGCTGCACACGCCCTCCGTCCCCAGCCGCCCCGTCCACGGCCTCGAAGCCTGA
- a CDS encoding NupC/NupG family nucleoside CNT transporter: MTFFWGLAGVFLLLAIALLFSVDRRKIRLRTVGVALLVQVIFGALVLYWPLGQRALTAASDAVQMVIDSANAGIEFVFGPLLESGFTFAIQVLPVIIFVASLTSVLFYLGILQWVVKIVGGAFAKLFGTTTAESMNTAANIFLGHTEAPLLIKPYLKRLTQSELFAVMTGGMATVAGSVLVGYALMGVPLEFLIAAAFMAAPGALVMAKIVMPAGAELAESRGEGRLTRFIARHRTRETVPATAGGDAGGSVATTSGGTQATASGDSVATDEADEEEARPVNVVDAAARGAGEGLQLVLNIAAMLIAFIGLIALVNVLLGAVGGWFGYGDLRMQSILGWLLAPVMFVLGVPWAEAAASGSFVGQKIVLNEFVAFSEFGPVAETFSVKTQAIVTFALTGFANFAAIAMQIGALGSLAPNQRTRIAQLGMRAVLAGTLANLMSATIAGVMVTI, from the coding sequence ATGACATTCTTCTGGGGCCTGGCAGGCGTCTTCCTGCTGCTGGCCATCGCTCTCCTGTTTTCCGTTGATCGCCGCAAGATCCGCCTCCGCACGGTGGGGGTTGCCCTGCTGGTCCAGGTCATCTTCGGTGCGCTCGTCCTGTATTGGCCGCTCGGTCAACGTGCCCTGACAGCAGCCAGCGATGCCGTGCAGATGGTGATCGACTCCGCCAACGCCGGCATCGAGTTCGTCTTCGGCCCGCTGCTGGAGTCCGGCTTCACCTTCGCGATCCAGGTGCTGCCCGTCATCATCTTCGTCGCGTCCCTGACCTCGGTGCTGTTCTATCTGGGGATCCTGCAGTGGGTCGTCAAGATCGTGGGCGGGGCATTCGCCAAACTGTTTGGCACCACCACCGCGGAGTCAATGAACACCGCGGCCAACATCTTCCTGGGTCACACCGAGGCCCCGCTGCTGATCAAGCCCTATCTCAAGCGGCTCACCCAGTCCGAGCTGTTTGCCGTGATGACCGGTGGCATGGCGACGGTCGCCGGGTCGGTCCTCGTCGGCTACGCCCTCATGGGGGTGCCACTGGAGTTCCTGATCGCAGCGGCCTTCATGGCGGCGCCCGGTGCGCTGGTGATGGCCAAGATCGTGATGCCGGCCGGGGCCGAGCTCGCGGAGAGCCGTGGCGAGGGACGCCTCACCCGCTTCATCGCACGCCACCGGACTCGCGAGACCGTCCCGGCCACCGCCGGCGGAGACGCCGGCGGATCGGTGGCGACGACCTCCGGCGGCACCCAGGCAACTGCCTCCGGCGACAGCGTGGCAACGGACGAGGCCGACGAGGAAGAGGCCCGCCCCGTGAACGTCGTGGACGCCGCGGCTCGTGGTGCCGGCGAGGGCCTGCAGCTGGTGCTGAACATCGCCGCCATGCTCATCGCGTTCATCGGTCTGATCGCCCTGGTCAACGTCCTGCTCGGCGCTGTTGGCGGCTGGTTCGGCTATGGCGACCTGAGGATGCAGTCCATCCTGGGCTGGCTCCTTGCACCCGTGATGTTTGTCCTGGGCGTCCCCTGGGCCGAGGCAGCCGCATCGGGAAGTTTCGTCGGCCAGAAGATCGTGCTCAACGAGTTTGTGGCCTTCTCGGAGTTCGGTCCGGTCGCGGAGACGTTCTCCGTCAAGACGCAGGCCATCGTGACCTTTGCCCTGACCGGCTTCGCCAACTTCGCTGCCATCGCCATGCAGATCGGAGCCCTGGGGAGCCTGGCCCCCAACCAGCGCACCCGCATCGCCCAACTGGGCATGCGCGCGGTGCTGGCCGGCACCCTGGCCAACCTGATGAGCGCCACGATCGCCGGCGTCATGGTGACCATCTGA
- a CDS encoding ribokinase: protein MILVVGSYGAGITVRVPRVPGAGETIGGSTLNIGHGGKSSNQAVAIARQGGQVSLLTALGDDAFADSARELWDHEGVESGRVKATRGSTMAGVIVVEPSGENRIAIAPGVLDELTPEDLDAHRDAFAAADLVVVCLEVPVATAERAIILAKEGGATVLLNPAPATSLRHEVIAMADYFVPNESEHEFYVREGYRAPATQVVVRTQGADGVSITTGDATETLAPLTQHSVVDTTGAGDTFVGTFAAALDAGAELRDAAQRAIVASSLSVTVAEVIPSMPGRSAVDEALADYLNTTN from the coding sequence ATGATCCTGGTTGTTGGAAGTTATGGCGCGGGGATCACTGTCCGCGTGCCTCGGGTCCCCGGCGCCGGCGAGACCATTGGTGGTTCGACCCTGAACATCGGTCACGGGGGCAAGAGCTCCAACCAGGCCGTGGCCATCGCCCGGCAGGGTGGCCAGGTCAGCCTGCTCACCGCGCTCGGTGACGATGCCTTCGCTGACTCGGCCCGCGAGCTGTGGGACCACGAGGGGGTCGAGAGCGGCAGGGTCAAGGCCACCAGAGGATCGACGATGGCCGGTGTCATCGTGGTCGAGCCCAGCGGCGAGAACCGCATCGCCATCGCCCCGGGCGTCCTCGACGAGCTCACTCCCGAGGACCTGGACGCGCACCGGGACGCCTTCGCTGCCGCCGACCTCGTGGTGGTCTGCCTCGAGGTGCCGGTCGCGACCGCGGAGCGAGCCATCATCCTGGCCAAGGAGGGCGGCGCCACCGTGCTCCTGAACCCGGCCCCGGCGACGTCGCTGCGGCACGAGGTGATCGCGATGGCCGACTACTTCGTGCCCAACGAGTCCGAGCACGAGTTCTATGTCCGCGAGGGCTACCGCGCGCCAGCGACCCAGGTGGTCGTCCGGACCCAGGGCGCCGATGGCGTGAGCATCACCACCGGGGACGCGACCGAGACCCTGGCTCCCCTGACCCAGCACTCCGTCGTCGACACCACGGGCGCCGGCGACACCTTCGTCGGCACGTTCGCGGCCGCCCTGGACGCCGGCGCGGAGCTGCGGGACGCCGCGCAGCGGGCCATCGTCGCCTCCTCCCTCTCCGTGACCGTGGCGGAGGTCATCCCATCCATGCCAGGGCGCAGCGCCGTCGATGAAGCCCTGGCCGACTACCTGAACACAACTAACTGA
- the deoC gene encoding deoxyribose-phosphate aldolase, whose amino-acid sequence MQINSPQDLAPFIQHTLIKAGTTHEQIVAHAEEAVAQNFGAVMVPASWVPEVAAVVKGTGVLVASALDFPTVGVMTSRGKAAEAEAIAKAGADQIDIGVQVGWLKSGRDDDFRNDIAGVVEASGLPVKVMLELPLLSDDEKERAVELAMDAGAKWLKNASSGAIETANPESVRYLVERVREGVLVKASGAITGYDQAVALVEAGASALGTSAGLELVQGDTASTSY is encoded by the coding sequence ATGCAGATCAACAGTCCACAGGACCTCGCACCGTTCATCCAGCACACCCTGATCAAGGCGGGGACCACCCACGAGCAGATCGTGGCCCACGCCGAGGAGGCCGTCGCCCAGAACTTTGGGGCCGTGATGGTCCCGGCCTCCTGGGTCCCCGAGGTGGCTGCCGTCGTCAAGGGCACCGGAGTCCTGGTGGCCAGCGCACTCGACTTCCCCACGGTCGGCGTCATGACCTCGCGTGGGAAGGCGGCCGAGGCGGAGGCCATCGCCAAGGCCGGTGCAGACCAGATCGACATCGGCGTGCAGGTCGGGTGGCTGAAGTCCGGTCGCGATGACGACTTCCGCAACGACATCGCCGGAGTCGTCGAGGCGTCCGGCCTGCCCGTCAAGGTCATGCTCGAGCTGCCCCTGCTGAGCGATGACGAGAAGGAGCGCGCCGTCGAGCTGGCCATGGACGCTGGCGCGAAGTGGCTCAAGAATGCCTCCTCCGGTGCGATCGAGACAGCCAACCCGGAGTCGGTTCGCTATCTCGTGGAGCGGGTGCGCGAGGGCGTCCTGGTCAAGGCGTCGGGAGCCATCACCGGCTATGACCAGGCAGTAGCCTTGGTCGAGGCCGGGGCTTCTGCCCTCGGCACCAGTGCTGGTCTGGAGCTCGTGCAGGGCGACACGGCCTCCACCTCCTACTGA
- a CDS encoding GntR family transcriptional regulator has product MAETDPNLMLPIHEQISEALRSRIRSGELPVGSRLPAESTLMEEFSVARGTVRRALRTLNEQGIVQTLQGKGTYVRSGRPEPSIAQTLVGLSESLSYSEKSLTTTVLRQDIVPASAYPEFPSTLDPAEQLLFLDRVRSLDDIPVARLKNWVRLSLAPGIDGTDFETTALFTALDRRATGHLSSGRRTFEAVLADGDIANTLRISTSVPLLFLKQVTYLDDGAVVECSDVWMDSQHVTVAMNLIR; this is encoded by the coding sequence GTGGCGGAGACAGACCCGAACCTGATGCTCCCCATTCACGAGCAGATCTCCGAGGCGCTGCGCTCTCGGATCCGGTCGGGTGAGCTGCCGGTGGGCAGCCGACTGCCCGCCGAGTCCACCCTGATGGAGGAGTTCAGCGTCGCGCGGGGCACGGTGCGCCGTGCCCTGCGCACGCTGAACGAGCAAGGCATCGTCCAGACCCTGCAGGGCAAGGGGACCTACGTCCGGTCTGGCCGTCCCGAGCCCTCCATCGCGCAGACCCTCGTCGGGCTCAGCGAGTCCCTGTCCTATTCCGAGAAGAGCCTCACCACCACGGTCCTGAGGCAGGACATCGTCCCCGCGAGCGCCTATCCCGAGTTCCCCAGCACCCTCGACCCCGCTGAGCAGCTCCTCTTTCTGGACCGGGTCCGCTCACTGGATGACATCCCGGTCGCGCGGCTGAAGAACTGGGTGCGCCTGAGCCTGGCTCCGGGCATCGACGGCACCGACTTTGAGACCACTGCCCTCTTCACCGCCCTGGATCGTCGGGCGACCGGTCACCTGTCGTCGGGCCGGCGCACCTTCGAGGCCGTGCTCGCCGACGGAGACATCGCCAACACCCTGCGCATCTCCACGAGCGTTCCGCTGCTCTTCCTCAAGCAGGTGACCTACCTGGACGACGGCGCTGTCGTCGAGTGCTCCGACGTGTGGATGGACTCCCAGCACGTCACCGTCGCGATGAACCTGATCAGATAG